The following proteins come from a genomic window of Nitrospirota bacterium:
- a CDS encoding NarK/NasA family nitrate transporter translates to MAKGFWKSGHPPTLIMAFLYFDMSFMCWMVNAAMAPFISQQLGLTPSEKGLMLSIPVLAGSLLRIPLGLVAEIVGRKPAALIGLAITIGAMFYGFSLVSTYTEVLIMGGLLGIAGASFAVALPLGAGWFPPKYQGLAMGIAGAGNSGTIFAGLFAPPLAQMYGWNIVYGFFAIPIVVVLILMWLIAKEPPDKMERKKATHYLKVLAEKDIWVFNLLYWVTFGGFVGFASFVPTFVADEYGISKVAAGQFMILIGFSASAVRVVGGWFADRFGGIRALSGIYIIILIGALAASSLPSLYVLLIALFLMAAGMGAGNGSVFQLLPLRFPQAKAITSGIVGEFGSLGGAFIPLIMGWSMQYIGNYSLGFVIYGITAVVALVILLVVQKKWTTSWVGKGGKALPETREYSSEHIG, encoded by the coding sequence ATGGCAAAAGGGTTCTGGAAATCAGGCCATCCCCCGACGCTTATCATGGCGTTTCTGTACTTCGATATGAGTTTCATGTGCTGGATGGTAAACGCTGCAATGGCGCCATTTATTAGTCAGCAGCTCGGATTAACACCATCAGAAAAAGGTTTAATGCTGTCAATACCTGTCCTGGCAGGCTCCCTGCTAAGGATACCTCTCGGACTGGTAGCTGAGATTGTAGGCCGCAAACCTGCCGCACTGATTGGACTTGCAATTACCATCGGGGCAATGTTCTACGGATTTTCTCTTGTCAGCACCTATACCGAAGTGTTGATCATGGGTGGTCTTCTTGGAATTGCCGGTGCAAGTTTTGCAGTAGCCCTCCCACTCGGAGCCGGTTGGTTCCCTCCTAAATATCAGGGACTTGCAATGGGTATAGCCGGAGCAGGCAACAGCGGCACAATTTTCGCGGGACTGTTTGCGCCTCCACTTGCCCAAATGTATGGCTGGAACATTGTTTACGGTTTTTTTGCTATCCCGATTGTTGTCGTATTAATCCTCATGTGGCTAATTGCCAAGGAACCACCTGATAAAATGGAAAGGAAAAAGGCTACACACTATCTTAAGGTGCTGGCAGAAAAAGACATATGGGTCTTTAATTTATTGTACTGGGTAACATTCGGAGGGTTCGTGGGATTTGCCAGCTTCGTACCAACGTTTGTTGCAGATGAGTACGGGATTAGCAAGGTTGCTGCAGGGCAATTCATGATACTTATTGGATTCTCGGCAAGTGCAGTCCGTGTAGTAGGGGGCTGGTTTGCTGACAGGTTTGGCGGCATCCGTGCCCTTAGCGGCATATATATCATTATTCTCATAGGCGCCCTTGCGGCCAGCTCGCTGCCGTCACTATATGTCCTGCTTATTGCACTGTTTTTAATGGCTGCGGGTATGGGTGCAGGCAATGGCTCTGTATTCCAGCTTCTGCCTCTTCGTTTTCCACAAGCCAAGGCAATTACGTCAGGTATAGTAGGAGAATTCGGATCTCTTGGAGGTGCATTCATTCCACTAATTATGGGATGGTCTATGCAGTATATAGGTAATTACTCGTTGGGATTTGTCATCTACGGTATAACTGCCGTAGTAGCGTTAGTTATACTTCTGGTCGTTCAGAAAAAATGGACGACCAGCTGGGTTGGAAAGGGGGGCAAGGCATTACCTGAGACTCGAGAATATTCAAGCGAACATATCGGATGA
- a CDS encoding HAD-IA family hydrolase, which yields MESGDIELIIFDLDGTLIDSSEDIAWAANMTLAELGYKKIDPEKVKEGIGWGVKTLLEKMMPGETAERIDYARDRFLEFYWDHSVVSTYLYPGVEETLQFFKQKNTKLAVVTNKPVRFSEKILADLEIVRYFMLILGGDSVVNRKPHPEPVEKALTSLGVTRDRCVIVGDSPVDCEAGKRAGIATIGVEYGFRSRKELEDAGCDQIINEISALKKIL from the coding sequence GTGGAGAGTGGCGATATCGAACTCATTATATTTGATCTTGACGGGACATTGATTGATTCGAGTGAAGATATAGCCTGGGCTGCTAATATGACATTGGCAGAATTGGGATATAAGAAGATTGACCCGGAGAAGGTTAAAGAGGGGATAGGGTGGGGAGTAAAGACGCTTCTTGAGAAAATGATGCCTGGAGAGACTGCAGAACGTATTGATTATGCAAGGGATAGATTTTTAGAGTTCTACTGGGATCATAGTGTGGTGAGTACATACCTCTATCCCGGAGTGGAGGAGACACTTCAATTCTTTAAACAGAAAAATACAAAGTTGGCTGTCGTAACGAACAAACCTGTCAGGTTTTCAGAGAAGATACTCGCAGACCTTGAGATTGTAAGATATTTTATGCTAATACTTGGCGGAGACTCCGTAGTAAACAGGAAGCCCCATCCTGAGCCGGTTGAGAAGGCCCTGACATCCCTGGGTGTCACGAGAGACAGGTGCGTAATCGTGGGAGATAGTCCCGTTGATTGCGAGGCAGGAAAGCGGGCCGGTATTGCAACAATTGGCGTTGAATATGGGTTTCGAAGCAGAAAAGAGCTTGAGGATGCCGGTTGTGATCAAATCATCAATGAAATATCAGCCCTGAAAAAAATCCTTTAA
- a CDS encoding universal stress protein, whose translation MEYRIILCPIDVPELSDMGVDTAAYLSKLSGARLILLHVGEDWYRSQQLTTDSREWAAIHEEWLDEGRRLLRDAEARVREAGVINVETVLSEGDAAHEIIVEAKKRRADLIVMAHERHSRIEDFFIGGITDRVTRNAPCSVLLIYV comes from the coding sequence ATGGAATATCGCATTATACTTTGCCCCATAGACGTACCTGAATTATCTGACATGGGGGTAGATACTGCAGCATATCTAAGCAAACTCTCGGGTGCAAGACTAATACTGCTACATGTGGGGGAAGACTGGTACAGATCCCAACAGTTGACCACAGACTCCCGTGAATGGGCTGCAATCCACGAGGAGTGGCTGGATGAGGGAAGGAGGCTATTAAGGGATGCTGAGGCCAGGGTTCGGGAGGCAGGAGTAATTAATGTCGAGACCGTACTGTCTGAGGGTGATGCCGCTCATGAAATAATCGTCGAGGCAAAAAAGAGAAGAGCAGATTTAATAGTTATGGCTCATGAGCGTCACTCCAGGATTGAAGATTTCTTTATAGGAGGTATAACAGACAGGGTTACCCGGAATGCTCCCTGTTCAGTTTTACTGATATATGTATAG